The Streptomyces sp. NBC_01255 genome window below encodes:
- a CDS encoding TIGR03960 family B12-binding radical SAM protein: MSAAESVFPQLEALLPHVQKPIQYVGGELNSTVKPWESADVRWALMYPDAYEVGLPNQGVMILYEVLNEREGVLAERTYSVWPDLEELMREHKVPQFTVDSHRPVGAFDVFGLSFSTELGYTNMLTALDLAGIPLESKDRTVDHPIVLAGGHAAFNPEPIADFIDAAIIGDGEQAVLDMTEIIRGWKAEGRPGGREEVLLRLAKTGAVYIPAFYDVEYLPDGRIGRVVPNRSGVPWRVSKHTVMDLDEWPYPKQPLVPLAETVHERMSVEIFRGCTRGCRFCQAGMITRPVRERSITGIGEMVEKGLKATGFEEVGLLSLSSADHTEIGDIAKGLADRYEEDKVGLSLPSTRVDAFNVDLANELTRNGRRSGLTFAPEGGSERMRKVINKMVSEEDLIRTVSTAYGNGWRQVKLYFMCGLPTETDEDVLQIGDMAVKVIAEGRKVSGQNDIRCTVSIGGFVPKPHTPFQWAPQLSAEETDARLTKLRDKIRGDKKYGRSIGFRYHDGKPGIVEGLLSRGDRRIGSVIRAVYEDGGRFDGWREHFSYDRWMACAEKTLPGFGVDVAWYTTRERTYEEVLPWDHLDSGLDKDWLWEDWQDALDETEVEDCRWTPCFDCGVCPAMQTEIQVGPTGKKLLPLSVVK, encoded by the coding sequence ATGTCTGCTGCCGAGTCTGTCTTCCCGCAGCTCGAAGCTCTGCTCCCGCACGTGCAGAAGCCGATTCAGTACGTCGGTGGAGAGCTGAACTCCACGGTGAAGCCGTGGGAGTCCGCCGATGTCCGCTGGGCGCTGATGTACCCGGACGCGTACGAGGTCGGTCTGCCCAACCAGGGCGTCATGATCCTGTACGAGGTGCTCAACGAGCGCGAGGGCGTCCTCGCCGAGCGCACGTACAGCGTGTGGCCGGACCTCGAAGAGCTCATGCGCGAGCACAAGGTCCCGCAGTTCACGGTCGACTCGCACCGTCCCGTCGGCGCCTTCGACGTCTTCGGCCTGAGCTTCTCGACGGAGCTCGGCTACACGAACATGCTCACCGCCCTCGACCTCGCCGGCATCCCGCTGGAGTCGAAGGACCGGACCGTCGACCACCCGATCGTGCTCGCCGGAGGCCACGCCGCCTTCAACCCCGAGCCGATCGCGGACTTCATCGACGCGGCGATCATCGGCGACGGCGAGCAGGCCGTCCTCGACATGACCGAGATCATCCGCGGCTGGAAGGCCGAGGGCAGGCCGGGCGGCCGCGAGGAGGTCCTCCTCCGTCTCGCGAAGACCGGCGCGGTCTACATCCCGGCGTTCTACGACGTCGAGTACCTGCCGGACGGCCGCATCGGCCGTGTCGTGCCCAACAGGTCCGGCGTGCCGTGGCGGGTCTCCAAGCACACCGTCATGGACCTCGACGAGTGGCCGTACCCGAAGCAGCCGCTCGTCCCGCTCGCGGAGACCGTCCACGAGCGCATGTCCGTCGAGATCTTCCGCGGCTGCACCCGCGGCTGCCGTTTCTGCCAGGCCGGCATGATCACGCGCCCCGTGCGGGAGCGAAGCATCACCGGCATCGGCGAGATGGTCGAGAAGGGCCTCAAGGCGACCGGCTTCGAGGAGGTCGGCCTCCTCTCGCTGTCCTCCGCCGACCACACCGAGATCGGTGACATCGCGAAGGGCCTCGCCGACCGGTACGAGGAGGACAAGGTCGGCCTGTCGCTCCCCTCGACCCGTGTCGACGCGTTCAACGTCGACCTGGCCAACGAGCTCACGAGGAACGGCCGCCGTTCCGGCCTCACCTTCGCCCCCGAGGGCGGCTCCGAGCGCATGCGCAAGGTCATCAACAAGATGGTCTCGGAGGAGGACCTCATCCGGACCGTCTCCACCGCGTACGGCAACGGCTGGCGCCAGGTGAAGCTGTACTTCATGTGCGGCCTGCCGACGGAGACCGACGAGGACGTCCTCCAGATCGGCGACATGGCGGTCAAGGTCATCGCCGAGGGCCGCAAGGTCTCCGGTCAGAACGACATCCGCTGCACCGTCTCCATCGGCGGTTTCGTCCCCAAGCCGCACACCCCGTTCCAGTGGGCGCCGCAGCTGTCGGCCGAGGAGACGGACGCGCGGCTCACGAAGCTCCGCGACAAGATCCGCGGCGACAAGAAGTACGGCCGCTCGATCGGCTTCCGCTACCACGACGGCAAGCCCGGCATCGTCGAGGGCCTCCTCTCGCGCGGCGACCGCCGTATCGGCTCGGTCATCCGCGCGGTGTACGAGGACGGCGGCCGCTTCGACGGCTGGCGCGAGCACTTCTCGTACGACCGCTGGATGGCGTGCGCCGAGAAGACGCTGCCCGGCTTCGGCGTGGACGTCGCCTGGTACACGACCCGCGAGCGCACCTACGAGGAGGTCCTGCCCTGGGACCACCTGGACTCCGGTCTCGACAAGGACTGGCTCTGGGAGGACTGGCAGGACGCGCTCGACGAGACCGAGGTCGAGGACTGCCGCTGGACGCCGTGCTTCGACTGCGGTGTCTGCCCCGCGATGCAGACCGAGATCCAGGTCGGCCCGACGGGCAAGAAGCTGCTGCCGCTGTCGGTCGTGAAGTAG
- a CDS encoding CYTH and CHAD domain-containing protein has product MAETKREIERKYEATSGTRVPDLTRVPGVAAVVDRGVMELDAVYYDTPDLRLAADAITLRRRTGGDDEGWHLKFPVASGIRDEIRAPLADTLPGELAGLLRSRVRGGEVVPVVRLRSARDVRHLTDASGTLLAELSVDTVRAERLPGGAEATWKEIEVELADDDADEAILDAVEKRLAKAGIRASESASKLARALTETETETETAPSAEAPAADKAPAPGTAGHAVLGYAREQVDAIVALDPAVRRDLPDAVHQLRVACRRLRSAFTSYRKVLDRDVTDPLGAELKWLAAELGIARDQEVLAERLRGRIGDLPRSLRLGPVRGRLRTWAAARARGGRRRTLAALDSARYLALLDALDALLADPPLRKAAARDARRVLARAVLRDHDRLAARVDRALALDPGEDRDLALHAARKAAKRTRYAAEAAAPTLGKPARKVAKRVKSVQSLLGEHQDGVVAREALRELATQAHAAGESAFTWGLLHGREEAAAEAAERELPGVWARAAAPEIRAALTR; this is encoded by the coding sequence ATGGCGGAGACGAAGCGCGAGATCGAGCGGAAGTACGAGGCCACGAGCGGGACCCGGGTTCCGGACCTCACCCGGGTCCCCGGGGTCGCGGCCGTCGTGGACCGGGGCGTCATGGAACTCGACGCGGTCTACTACGACACCCCCGACCTGCGGCTCGCCGCCGACGCCATCACCCTGCGGCGGCGCACGGGCGGGGACGACGAGGGCTGGCACCTCAAGTTCCCGGTCGCCTCCGGTATCCGCGACGAGATCAGGGCCCCGCTGGCCGACACCCTCCCGGGTGAGCTGGCGGGGCTTCTGCGTTCCCGGGTCCGCGGCGGCGAGGTCGTCCCCGTCGTCCGCCTCCGCTCCGCGCGGGACGTCCGCCACCTGACCGACGCGTCGGGCACGCTCCTCGCCGAGCTGTCCGTCGACACGGTCCGCGCCGAGCGGCTGCCCGGGGGAGCGGAGGCCACCTGGAAGGAGATCGAGGTCGAACTCGCCGACGACGACGCCGACGAGGCGATCCTCGACGCGGTCGAGAAACGCCTCGCGAAGGCCGGCATCCGCGCCTCGGAGTCCGCCTCCAAACTGGCGAGGGCCCTGACGGAGACAGAGACGGAGACGGAGACGGCACCGAGCGCCGAGGCCCCGGCCGCGGACAAGGCCCCCGCCCCCGGCACCGCCGGGCACGCCGTCCTCGGCTACGCGCGCGAGCAGGTCGACGCGATCGTCGCGCTCGACCCCGCCGTCCGGCGCGACCTGCCCGACGCCGTGCACCAGCTGCGGGTCGCCTGCCGCCGCCTGCGCAGCGCCTTCACGTCGTACCGGAAGGTCCTCGACCGGGACGTCACCGACCCCCTCGGCGCCGAGCTGAAGTGGCTCGCGGCCGAGCTCGGGATCGCCCGGGACCAGGAGGTGCTGGCCGAGCGGCTGCGCGGCCGGATCGGCGACCTGCCCCGGAGCCTGCGGCTCGGACCGGTCCGCGGCCGGCTGCGGACCTGGGCCGCGGCCCGCGCCCGGGGCGGCCGGCGCCGTACCCTCGCCGCGCTGGACTCGGCCCGCTACCTCGCCCTCCTCGACGCCCTCGATGCGCTGCTCGCCGACCCGCCCCTGCGGAAGGCCGCGGCCCGCGACGCCCGAAGGGTGCTCGCCCGGGCCGTCCTCAGGGACCACGACCGCCTGGCCGCCCGCGTCGACCGGGCCCTCGCCCTCGACCCCGGAGAGGACCGCGACCTCGCGCTCCACGCGGCCCGCAAGGCCGCCAAGCGCACCCGGTACGCCGCCGAAGCCGCCGCGCCGACCCTGGGGAAGCCCGCACGCAAGGTCGCCAAGCGTGTGAAGTCCGTCCAGTCCCTCCTGGGCGAACACCAGGACGGCGTCGTCGCCCGCGAGGCCCTGCGCGAGCTCGCGACCCAGGCCCACGCGGCCGGGGAATCCGCTTTCACCTGGGGACTTCTCCACGGCCGCGAGGAAGCGGCGGCGGAGGCCGCGGAGCGGGAGCTCCCCGGGGTCTGGGCCAGGGCCGCGGCCCCGGAAATCCGCGCGGCGCTGACCCGCTGA